The following DNA comes from Cytophagales bacterium.
CTTACATGTACGTATGGATCGCCATTGTGAAAATGGCAAGCGGATCGCCTATTTCCTAAAATCCAATCCTTTGGTGAGGCATGTTTATTGGCCCGGATTTGAGGATCATCCCAATCATGATATCGCCAAAAAGCAGATGCGTGGTTTCGGTGGCATGATTTCATTCGTTCTCAAAAATGACAGTCAAGAAGCGGCATTTAAGGTACTCCGGAAATTCAAGGTGTTTTCACTGGCGGAATCCCTGGGAGGTGTGGAATCCCTTGCCGGACATCCGGCTAGTATGACACATGCGAGTATTCCCAAAGAGGAACGATTGAAATCAGGACTGACAGACTCCCTGATCCGATTGAGCGTAGGTATTGAAGATGCAGAAGACCTGATCGAGGATTTGACACAGGCCATAGAGGATTGATGTGGACTACTAGCCCACTAATTCTATCATCATTTCGATGTGATCACAATGAGGTCACCCTAGAAATAAGGACAGCAAGCCACTTCCTGCAGCTTGCTGTTTGTTATTACTGATATTTAAATCTCTTTCTAGATCTCTCCGGCAATCGTGATGGTCACTGAAGTTTGGTCTGAAAGACTTACACCATTAGGTAATCCCAGATCTGAAAACTCTACAATGATGGTTTCATCACCTTCCTGAATTTCGTCCGTTTGGATCAGGATACCAAGATTAGCACTATTGGTTCCTTCTGTAATGATCACACGGGTACTTGATTGATAGTCGGACCCATTGGTCGCTGTTCCTCGATAGATCACTGGTACGGAAATATTAGAAGAAACAATCCTATCTGAAGTAACTGTCAGGGTTACCATATCACCTTCTGCTACCTGATCGGCAGTAGTAGATAGAGAAACAACCGCCGCAATATCCGACGGATCATCGCCGCCACAAGCTGTCAATACAAGGGCGAGTACAAAAATTTTAGCTAAGGTTGAAAGTTTCATAACAAATAATGGATTTAAAACATAACTGATTTTTAATACGTAACTGTGGTTCTGATCCGATCTTTGTCCAATCGGAAAAATCTTTCTTTATCATTCAGGAAAAATTCCATGATATTGAGGTGCCCTTCAATCTTGTTGATCAAACAAGTATTACTCACATCGATCTTTTTTATCGCTCGCAAACCGGAGATGAGTTTACCTCTCAATAGGATGTTCTCTTCCGTGTATTCAATCTCCGTTAATTCATAATTGATCGACTCATCATCAATATTGATGGTCACGTGCTTCTCGATGTATTGCGTGATCTGATCAATTACCTCTTTTTGGTATTTCTGAGTACTATAGATCTCCTTTAGAATGTCTTCCCGATCAAAGTTGACATTAAAAACATATCCTGTTGAAGTGGCCGTGATACGGAAACGGGCCACACGTAAATCGTGCGTTGCAGACACCTCGAAAGCGCAAAAGCAAAGCAGGATCGCAATCCCCAAATAGATGTTTTTCCGAATAGCATTCATTCCTAATGACGAAGGTAATTCAACGACCTCCTGTCCTAGCATTACGAGTAGTGAAAGGGGATAGTTGCCTACCTAAAGGGCAAAATTCTGGAAGAGCAATTAACAAGACAGAATTAATAAAATCGCTAAAAATCTGAACTCTTTTAAACAGAAAGGAATGCTCCTTCTAAATCCTTCCATAGGATAGAGAATAAAAAAACGCTTACATCGTAAGCGTCGTAATCAGTGGATTTTAAATGGTCTCGATAAAGAATTCAGGTGCTTCATACAACTTCTTCCGTTGCCGCATCCCCTCCTTTACCATCAAAACTTCCTTTTATGCTTTGCATTTGAGTCTTGTTCAACTTTTTCATTATTCAGTTTATTTATTGTTATTAATCCAATAAGATTTAATACTAGTACCCGGAATCAAAATCGTATCCTGCCAGTACTTTCTACATTTGCGATTTTTTCAACTTTTCCATGGTCCCCATGTTTGTACAATGAATTTATTGAAAATATCGAATCCCTGAAAATAAATTAGTTAACGCTACTTCTCGCGGATCATGTCAAAGCATCCGCTAAAACTCCGTCAAGACTTGTTTGATTTTTTCCCAGGTATCCGGGTCAAAAAGCCGGGCACCTCCCAACAAAGCTGCTTGTTCTTTCAACTGGGAAACCTTGACTTCCAATTGCAATTTTTCCCGATCCAACTCTTGATAAAAAGAGGTTGAAAACAAATCCCAGGCCTTGCTGATGTTTCCGCCCATGACCAACACATCCGGTTCAAATCTCTGGATCCAGATGTTGATGAATTTTCCCAGGTTGATCCCAAACTCATGGAACAACAACATGGCCACTGAATCTCCTTTTTTATGCAGATCATGTAGTTCTTTCACACCTGGAATTTCTTTACCAGTCAATGATTTGTAACTATTGGTGAACCACCGGGTAGAGAAAAAGTCATCGCCTATGCCATCCTGAAAAGGCAAATGCCATAAGCACCCATGCTCGGGGACCGTTTCTCCGCTGGTTACGGGAATGCCTTTCTTAACAAATGCGGAACCAAACCCTGTCCCCAGGGTGATTGATAAGGCCTTATTCTTACCGGCAGCTTCTCCTTTCCAGGCCTCTCCTACCGCAAATGAAGAAGCATCATTCAGGAACCGCATTTTGAGGGTTTTTGAAATCAGCAAGGGTCCCAGCGATTGTGGAACATGACAATCATACAATGATTCGTATTTCTCATTCCCCTCAAACAAAGCCACACCTGTTTTATAATTGAAAGCTCCGGGCATGGCAAAACCAATGCCCAGGACATGATTCCCTTGTACAGCTTTCAATGACTGATTGATGGTGCCTGCCCATGCTTGCATGATAGCTGTTCTTGATGCTTTGTTATCAATCTTTGCATCGAATAAAGAAGTTCCTAATAAGGTACCGGTTTGTAATTCAATAGCGCCACTCAATATGTGGCTTCCCCCAACATCTACGCCGATTACGTAGGAATTTTCGCTCATGTTTTTACTCGACAGGATTATTACTCATTTCAAAAATCAGAGTGCCTCCATCCACTACTTCTTCATGCGTGATGTAGCTTCTGTCTAATGGTACTCCATTCAAAAGGACTTGCTGAACATAGACATGATCCAGCCCCTGATTCTTAGCGATTACTTTGAATTGTTTGCCCTCAGGTAATGATAAGATCGCTTCATCGACTTGAGGGCTACCAAGAACATATCTACCATCTGCTGGATTGACCGGATAGAACCCTAAGGCACTGAACAGGTACCACGCTGACATCTGACCACAATCTTCGTTTCCACATAATCCGTCAGGGTCTGTCGTATACAAATCATCCATGATCTGACGAACGCGTTGCTGAGTTTTCGCTGGCTGACTTACGTATTGATAGAGATAAGGCACATGATGTGAAGGCTCGTTGCCATGCACGTACTGTCCGATGTAACCAGATATCCAAACAGGGGACTCCCCTTCTGATTGAGTGACTTCAAACATGGAATCTAATTTCATTTCAAAATCGTTCTCACCACCTGACATTTCAATCAAACCGGGAATGTCATGAGGTGCAAACCAGTGGTATTGCCATGCATTGGCTTCCGTATAATCTTCAGGGTGGTAAGCCAATGGATCAAATGGTTCTTTGAAGTTCCCAGTCTCATCCTTAGCTCGCATGAAGTTTGTCTTCGGATCATAATGATTGCGATAGTTCAGGGAACGTTCCATGAAATATTGATAATCATCTTCTTTATTTAAATACTTTGCCACCTGAGCAATGCACCAATCATCGTAAGCATATTCCATGGTCAGTGAAACATTCCAGGAAGCTCGTTCATGAGGCACATACCCTTTTTCCTGATAAACATCAATCTGGAATTCTTCCTGCATAGCAGAAACCTTCATCGCTTTATAGGTTTTCTCCGGATCAATGCCGGGTAGGCCTTTCAAAATCGCGTCCGCCATTACCGGCACCGCGTGATAGCCCAACATCATGTCTGTTTCATTTCCATGAAACTCCCAAACCGGAAGCTTTCCGGATTCCTCGTAATGTGCATATAGCGATTGCAGCATATCAGGCACACGATCCTGATGTATTAGGGTGGTCAATGGATGCCATGCACGAAAGGTATCCCACAAAGAAAAGATGGAATATCTGGTATAATCCATACGGTAGGTTGATCCATCAGCACCTCTGACTTCACCATTTACATCCGAGAATGTTACAGGGGCCAACATGCTATGGTACATGGCTGTATAGAATTGGACTTTGTTGTCTACATCGGTCTCGACTTTGATCTTTTGTAATTGCTCCTCCCAGGCCTGATGCGCTTTGCTCCGGACTCCTTCAAAATCAAATCCGATCTGTTCTGCATCAAGGTTGCGTTTGGCATTCTCAATACTCACTGAGCTTAGGGCGGTTTTGACCATCACTTCCGAATCAGCAGCGTTCAGATCAAAATGAAAAACTGCTTTTATCTCTTTTCCTTTAGCAATTGATACATCCGTCAATCCTCCCTCGCTCCACAATTCCAGATCGGCGATGGGCTTTGAGAAAACTGAATAGAAAAATACGCGCTGATCTCGGGCCCAGCCGGTTGACTTACGATAGCCAACAACCGTTGAATCGTTTACGACCTCCAGAAAAGTGGCTTCGGTTTCGTCCCAGTTGCGAGAATAACCCAGATCGAGTTTGACCCTTGGGTCATCCAGTTTTTTGAAGTGATAGCGCTGTAAGCCTGACCGATTAGTGGCCGTGAGGTTTACTTGCACTTCATAATCTTCCAACCAAACTTCATAATAGCCTGGATTTGCAGCTTCCCGATCATGGCTAAAAGTAGAAATGGTGGTTGGTTTGGCGTTAATTTCATCGAGTTGTTTTTGTCGCTCAGTACCTGTCAAGGGCATGAATGAAATATCGTACAGATCTCCTGCACCTGTCCCGGTTAAGTGCAGGTGACTGAATCCGGCAATCATAGAATCGGGGTAGAAGTATCCCGAAATCCAATCCCAGCCATTTCTTCCATTATCAGGGCTTAGTTGCACCATTCCGAAAGGCACGGTTGCTCCGGGGTATGTCTTTCCTTTCCCATCGGTTCCGATAAAGGGATTAACGTATTTGGTGAGGGATTGGGTGGGTGCTTCGCTGGGAGACTGGCATGATAGTAGCAAGACTATTAGTATGAATTGTCCAGGAATTCTGCATTTCATCTTCATCTAATTAATTCCTCGTTACTTGATTTATGCCAAAAATCAATACGGAGATGTTAAGCCTACAAAACAACATCGTCATTCCGAGCGAATGCCGGAATCTCAATATTACTAGGTTGAAACAATGATGAGATTCCTGAACAAGGTCAGGAATGACGCTTAACTTCTCCGTATTGAAACCTGCTAAGAACAGTGATTTGTCCTCATAGTTTTCAATAAGTTTTAGACTAAACATACTCATCAGTACTCTTCTTCAATCTTCACCGGTCAAAGGCCGAATTAATAGCTTCTGCATATTCAGAGACTAGCTTGCTATTATCAAAATCATCATAGAGCCATAAAAAGCCTCCTTTGATATCGCAGCGGTTGTTCCACTCGGATAATATTTTCCGGATCTGTTTAGCATCTTTATTACCATCAGAAGTTCCCTTCGCCCATAAGCCAGGCACGATGGGTACACCCAGTTTCTGCCATTTTTCATCGCAGGGATTATTTCCTTTTCCTCCGGCATAAACTTGCAAGTACATCAGGTCCACGGATCCCGGATTAGCCGCTAACATTTGATCCGTGAATGGTTGCCAATACGTCGCTGCATTTTTATAGGGCACTCCGGTAGTTTTCACTCCCAGTTCGAACAGCATGGTATGAAAAGCAACTGCACTCGCTACATCATAAGTCACCTCATCATCATTATTAAAGGCATCTATCTCAGGTATTGCTTCGATCAGTGCTTTGAAATTCTTGTATAATAGGCTGGATGGACCTGTTCCTTCTTTTTCTATCAGGTTTTTGATGTTCTCGTACGTTGGTGAACCCCAGGCACTCAAACCAAATTCAATTCGCTTTACCGATGACCCTGAAGATTTCAATGCCTTCATATCTGAGCGAAAGTGTGGATGAGATTGATCACCGATATACACACCATCTGTCACCAATGGAAACTCGACATTGAAATTCAAATTACCATCCTCATCAATATGTATCGTCCAGACAATGACCGTATTTAAGCCTGATTCTCTTAATTCTTTGGCCGAATATTCCCTACCATTATAAATGCCTCCGCCTCCATAAACAGCAGAGATATGCTCCTGAGCAACGGACACATAAGAAGTAAGGATCAACAGAAAAAGTAACCTGAATTTCATAGCACCTGCTTTTGATGTTTATTTATTGTTCACTGAAACAGAGAACGGACGTCCTGATTGATCATATCCCCAATTGCTTTCTGTATCAGACATATTGAATTTCAGTTTACCGCCTTTTTGTAGTTCATCATGTCCGATCCAGGTATTTACATAGTTGTGTCCATTCAATTGGGCACTACTGATGTATACATTTTGGCTGGCATTGTTCTCTGCCTCAATGATGAAATCAGCTCCTCCTGGCATTTTTAGTTTGACTTGTTCAAACAGCGGACTACCAATCACGTATTGCGGAACAGCTGGGGTTACCGGATAAAAACCTAAAGCACTGAAGACGTACCAGGCTGACGTTTGCCCATTGTCTTCATCGCCACAATATCCATCGGGAGTCGGAGCGTATAGTTTATCCATGACTTCCCGGACGCGTTGCTGGGTCTTCCACGGTTGACCTGCATAATTGTACAAATAGATCATGTGCTGGATAGGCTGATTCCCATGCGCGTAATTACCCATGTTGACGATTTGCATCTCCCGAATTTCATGAATGGTAAAGCCATAATAGGAATCATCAAAATCCGGCGGCATGGTAAATACTTCATCGAGTTTGGACACAAATGCCTCATTGCCACCCATGAGATCGATCAGTCCCTGGATGTCATGAAAAACAGACCAGGTATAATGCAGGCTATTTCCCTCAGTAAATGCATCTCCCCACTTCAATGGATTGAAAGGTGACTGGAATGTTCCATCCTCATTTTTACCCCGCATCCATTTGGTTTCCGGATCAAAAAGGCGCTTATAATTCATGGACCGATCCGCATAAATCGATACATCCGACTCTTTCCCTAACTCCTTCGCCATTTCAGCAATGCCAAAATCGGCAAACGCGTATTCCAGTGTTCGTGCGGCGTTTTCATTGATGCCTACATCGTAAGGCACGTAGCCCAATTCATTGTAATAGTTCACTCCTTCTCTACCTACCGAACCAATGGTATTGCCATTGCCATCCACCGGACGCCCTTCGGCAGTT
Coding sequences within:
- a CDS encoding Calx-beta domain-containing protein; translated protein: MKLSTLAKIFVLALVLTACGGDDPSDIAAVVSLSTTADQVAEGDMVTLTVTSDRIVSSNISVPVIYRGTATNGSDYQSSTRVIITEGTNSANLGILIQTDEIQEGDETIIVEFSDLGLPNGVSLSDQTSVTITIAGEI
- a CDS encoding ROK family protein, which translates into the protein MSENSYVIGVDVGGSHILSGAIELQTGTLLGTSLFDAKIDNKASRTAIMQAWAGTINQSLKAVQGNHVLGIGFAMPGAFNYKTGVALFEGNEKYESLYDCHVPQSLGPLLISKTLKMRFLNDASSFAVGEAWKGEAAGKNKALSITLGTGFGSAFVKKGIPVTSGETVPEHGCLWHLPFQDGIGDDFFSTRWFTNSYKSLTGKEIPGVKELHDLHKKGDSVAMLLFHEFGINLGKFINIWIQRFEPDVLVMGGNISKAWDLFSTSFYQELDREKLQLEVKVSQLKEQAALLGGARLFDPDTWEKIKQVLTEF
- a CDS encoding DUF6702 family protein; protein product: MLGQEVVELPSSLGMNAIRKNIYLGIAILLCFCAFEVSATHDLRVARFRITATSTGYVFNVNFDREDILKEIYSTQKYQKEVIDQITQYIEKHVTINIDDESINYELTEIEYTEENILLRGKLISGLRAIKKIDVSNTCLINKIEGHLNIMEFFLNDKERFFRLDKDRIRTTVTY
- a CDS encoding GH92 family glycosyl hydrolase; protein product: MKCRIPGQFILIVLLLSCQSPSEAPTQSLTKYVNPFIGTDGKGKTYPGATVPFGMVQLSPDNGRNGWDWISGYFYPDSMIAGFSHLHLTGTGAGDLYDISFMPLTGTERQKQLDEINAKPTTISTFSHDREAANPGYYEVWLEDYEVQVNLTATNRSGLQRYHFKKLDDPRVKLDLGYSRNWDETEATFLEVVNDSTVVGYRKSTGWARDQRVFFYSVFSKPIADLELWSEGGLTDVSIAKGKEIKAVFHFDLNAADSEVMVKTALSSVSIENAKRNLDAEQIGFDFEGVRSKAHQAWEEQLQKIKVETDVDNKVQFYTAMYHSMLAPVTFSDVNGEVRGADGSTYRMDYTRYSIFSLWDTFRAWHPLTTLIHQDRVPDMLQSLYAHYEESGKLPVWEFHGNETDMMLGYHAVPVMADAILKGLPGIDPEKTYKAMKVSAMQEEFQIDVYQEKGYVPHERASWNVSLTMEYAYDDWCIAQVAKYLNKEDDYQYFMERSLNYRNHYDPKTNFMRAKDETGNFKEPFDPLAYHPEDYTEANAWQYHWFAPHDIPGLIEMSGGENDFEMKLDSMFEVTQSEGESPVWISGYIGQYVHGNEPSHHVPYLYQYVSQPAKTQQRVRQIMDDLYTTDPDGLCGNEDCGQMSAWYLFSALGFYPVNPADGRYVLGSPQVDEAILSLPEGKQFKVIAKNQGLDHVYVQQVLLNGVPLDRSYITHEEVVDGGTLIFEMSNNPVE